CTGATAAAAATCCAGGAGATGCCGATGCTGAGCGACGTTTCAAAGAGGTCTCGGAAGCTTATGAAGTTTTGAGCGATGCTCAAAAACGAGAGTCCTATGACCGTTACGGTAAGGACGGGCCTTTTGCCGGAGCCGGAGGTTTCGGAGGTGCAGGAATGGGCAACATGGAAGATGCTCTACGCACCTTTATGGGAGCTTTTGGCGGAGAGTTTGGCGGTGGCGGGAGCTTTTTCGAAGGCTTGTTTGGTGGTCTCGGAGAAGCTTTTGGTATGCGCGGCGATCCTGCAGGCGCTCGCCAAGGAGCTAGTAAAAAGGTCCATATCACACTTTCATTTGAAGAAGCTGCTCGTGGCGTTGAAAAAGAATTAATTGTTTCCGGATATAAAACTTGTGAAACTTGTTCTGGTAGCGGAGCTGCTAGTGATAAGGGGATCAAGTGCTGTGAGCGATGTAAGGGGTCGGGACAAGTTGTACAAAGTCGCGGCTTCTTTTCCATGGCATCAACATGTCCAGAATGTGGTGGAGAAGGACGTATCATTACAGATCCTTGTTCATCTTGTCGAGGGCAAGGAAGAGTTAAAGATAAGCGTAGTGTCAACGTGCAGATCCCTGCAGGTGTAGACTCTGGAATGCGTTTAAAGATGGAAGGTTATGGAGATGCTGGACAAAACGGCGCTCAGGCTGGAGATCTTTATGTTTTTATTGATGTAGAACCCCATCCTGTTTTTGAGCGCAGGGGAGACGATCTAATTTTAGAGCTGCCTATCGGCTTTGTCGATGCAGCTTTAGGAATGAAGAAAGAAATTCCTACGTTATTAAAAGAAGGAACTTGTCGTATTACAGTTCCCGAGGGAATTCAAAGCGGAACAATTCTCAAGGTGAAGAGCCAAGGCTTTCCCAATGTCCATGGTAGAAGTCGAGGAGACTTGCTTGTTCGGGTTTCTGTTGAAACCCCACAAAATCTATCGGAAGAGCAGAAAGATTTGCTCCGCAAGTTCGCAACTACGGAAAAAGCAGAAAATTTCCCTAAGAAGCGTAGCTTCTTAGATAAAATAAAGGGTTTTTTTTCTGACTTCGCCGTATAGATAAAGAGTAGAGGAATCTATTCAAGGAGCAGAGATGGTAGCAATACGGCATGAGCTAGGGTCCTCAGTTAAAGAAGTACTAAAACTCGTATGGAGTTTGAGGGTTGCTGAGGCCAAAATGCTTCTTCTTTCTCGGCAAAGCGATTCCGGGGGAACTTTCCAGTTGTCTTGTGCAGGACACGAGCTTGCTGGAGTTGTTGCCGGACAAAGTTTCATTCGGGGAAAAGATTGGTCTTTTCCCTATTATAGAGATCAGGGATTTCCTATAGGGTTAGGCTGTGATTTTTCCGAAATCTTTGCCTCTTTCCTTGCGCGCTTAACTCCCAATCACTCTTGTGGTAGGATGATGCCCTACCATTATTCCCATAAAAAATTACGTATTTGCTGCCAGTCTAGTGTTGTTGGCACCCAGTTCCTTCAAGCTGCAGGACGTGCTTGGGCTGTAAAACATAATAAATCTGATGAAGTGGTTTATGTCTCGGGTGGAGATGGAGCAACATCTCAAGGAGAATTCCACGAGATGTTAAATTACGTTGCTCTACATAAGCTGCCGTTGGTTACAGTCGTGCAGAATAATTCTTGGGCAATATCAGTTCCTTTCAAAGATCAATGCTCTACCGATTTAGCTCGTTTAGGGGAAAGTTACCGCGGTCTTTCTGTTTATGAAGTGGATGGCGGGGACTATTTTGCCCTCGTGGAGACTTTTGCTAAAGCCGTTGAACAAGCTAGGGAAGCCTCAGTCCCTGCTTTGATTCTTGTGAATGTTGTCCGTTTAGAGCCACATAGTAACTCGGATAATCATGAGAAGTATCGCAGTCGAGAAGATTTAGATCTTTCCCGTAGTAATGATCCTTTACTGCGTTTAGAAAAACAAATGATGCAAGAATGTGGTATTTCCGCTTCTGAAATTCTAGAAATCAAAACTCAGGCGGAAGCTGAGATTGCTCGTGCCTATGAAATTGCCGAGACTGTACCATTGCCAAGTAAGGGTTCTACAAGTCACGAGGTATTTTCCCCCCATACGATTTCTTTGATTGATTATGAGGATTCTTTAGAAGCTCAGCGTTTACGTGATACACAACCACAGGTGATGCGTGATGCAATTACAGAAGCATTGATTGAAGAAATGCATCGTGATTCTGGAGTTGTTGTTTTCGGTGAAGATGTTGCCGGGGATAAGGGAGGCGTCTTTGGTGTTACTAGAGGCCTTACCAAGCAGTTTGGTGCTGAACGCTGTTTCAATACACCATTAGCAGAAGCTACAATTATCGGAACTGCTATAGGTATGGCCTTCGATGGTATTCATAAGCCAGTTGCTGAAATTCAATTTGCAGATTACATCTGGCCTGGAATTAATCAGCTATTTTCTGAAGCTTCCAGTATGTACTATCGTTCCGCAGGAGAGTGGGAAATTCCCCTAGTTGTTCGAGCCCCCTGTGGAGGATATATACAAGGAGGGCCATATCATTCCCAAAGCATAGAAGCTTTTCTTGCACATTGCCCAGGTATTAAAGTTGCCTACCCTTCTAATGCTGCAGATGCTAAAGCCTTGCTAAAAGCTGCTATTCGTGATCCTAATCCTGTGGTCTTTTTAGAACACAAAGCCCTTTATCAAAGAAGAATTTTTAGTGCATGCCCAGTATTTTCTTCTGATTATGTATTGCCATTTGGAAAAGCCGCCGTTGTTCAATCTGGAGCAGATCTGACAATCGTTTCTTGGGGAATGGCTTTGGTAATGAGTGTCGAAGTAGCTAAAGAACTCGCTACATTAGGCATATCTGTTGAAGTTATAGATTTGCGTACGATAGTTCCCTGCGATTTTGCTACTGTATTAGAATCTGTTAAGAAAACAGGAAAACTACTCATTACTCATGAAGCTTCGGAGTTTTGTGGGTTTGGTAGTGAGCTTGCAGCTACCGTAGCGGAACAGGCCTATACTTATCTTGATGCCCCTATTCGACGTGTTGCTGGGCTACACGCTCCTGTTCCTTATTCAAAAATACTAGAAAATGAAGTTCTCCCTCAAAAAGAGAGAATACTTCAAGCAGCGAAAAGCCTGGCAGAGTTTTAACTCCTGCCATAATACGCTCCGCGTAAGGTCCCCATTAAAGGAAGCTCTCGTTGATGATTTATGGTTACCCGCGTTAGCGTTCTTTCTCCTTCATTTTCTTCCAAGCGTATAGCCTCTAGTAGTGCTAGTGCACATACGGAGTGCCACTTTTCGTACTCATCCTGATTTACTCCAAGATCATTCAATCCGATCATTTCAAGTTGTAAATTTGAGATGCCGTTTTCTCTGCATAGGCGGAAACAATCGCGATACGCTTTAACACAATTTACAAATGCCTCTTTATAGTCAAAATCTGCAAAGGTAATAGCTTTACGTTTCTTGTCTAAACCTAAGAGAAGCTCAAGAGTTGGAGGATTCATAAATATTAGGTGACTTGCTGGAGGAGGTGGTCCAGAGGGGTTTTCCCAAGGTCCACAAACAACAGATCCTGGAGCAAACCAGCCATCTCCAGGATGTAAAATGCTATTCCAGCATTCCTTTTCGATTTTCCCAGCTAAAGCCATACCTCTTCCTATAACCAAGGAGTAGTCCCTAGCAGAATTAGTAAGTAAGAGAACAGCCGAGGATGTTGGCTTTAAAAAGGGATCATTAAGGGGATGCCCCTTTAAGAAGCATAGCTGCAAGTTTTTAGTCTTACTATGCAAAATGGTATGTTGGGTGCTTGTATTGATTGCTTTTGAAGGGCTTCCTCTTAACAGGTTGTACCTTGATTTTATAAAGGAGGACATAATTTTTGCATTACAATCTACAAACCTTGGAATTTGTATCTCTTCTTCGATGGGTGCTTCGAGAATCTCTTCGGGTGCTACTTCTACAGGAGGAGGAGGAGAAACCACAGGAGGAGGTGGTGGTGTAAATGTAGGCAGAGGAATTTCCTCCTCCTCTTCCTCTTCTACAATGGGTTCGGGTAAATCAGGCTTTAGCATTCTCTCGGGTTTTGCAGGGGGAACAGGCGTTGCAGGCGGCTTTTTGATATGGAGAATAAGCAAAGCTATACCCACAACCAGTAAGACACTACCAAGAATTATTAAGGGGAGTGAAATCATCGAAGATACTCCCAAACATAGGGATGTAATCCCTGCAGCGCTAAGAAGAACTCCCAGAGCAATAACAGTCTGTAAAATATGTTTCAGAGGGGCGTTTATACTTCCACGTTGTACTCGCGAATCGGGTTGAGTGATTTGACTGTCGGATTGATTATTAACTGGAGGTAAAGACACAAGATCACCCTAATCTATATAAGCAACATAAGTTTTTAACCCATTCTAAGAGATGCACATAGGATTCACAACAAAAAATATTTTTATAATTCAATAATGGAAGAGGGATGATTTTCTGAGGTTTTTACTTTTCCTAGGAAGACGCCAAGAAGAAAGATTAAGGAGAGCACTAGGGAAAGCTTCCAAGCAGGTAGGGGTGCTGGTGTTAGTGTGGTTAAAAAATTTGGGTTATTAAGCATAGGAAGTTCAAGTAACCAAGAAATAAAAAATTCTGTGCATGGGGCTAGGAAGGGAAGAATAAGAGAAAGAAGAATAAGAAAGAAAATGGGGAGAATAAGCATGGGGAAAAAGAGGTTATAGATAAAACCCTCTAAAGGTAGAGAGCCAAAGAAGTTGATCATAGGGAAAAAGAGGAAGATTTGAGCGGAGATAGTCAGAGATAGGGCTCCAAAAATATAGCGGAGAATAGGCAATAGACGCTTAGGGCATACGTAGAGCCATGGGGAGTAGAAAAAATGAAATAGGTGAGGGAAAAAAAGTAAGATACCTAGTGTGGCTAGGAAACTTAGTGAAAATGCTGGAGATAACGGAGGAAAAATAAGAGAACAAAGAATGGCTCCGGCGCCCAAACGGTTAAGGCTAGAGCATAGCCCTGAAGAGAATGGTGATAGGCAGATGAGTAATAAGGAGAGCCATGCTCTCCATACGGAAGGTGACCAAGGAAATACCAGTGTTAATATTGAAAGTATTATTAAGGAAAGAAAATATTTTATTTTGGCTGGGAAGATGCCTAGGAGGCAAAATAGAACAGAAGCGAATAGTGAAAAATGCCATCCAGAAACTGCAAATAGATGAGATAATCCTTTGTTTTTAAAAATTTCTCTTAAGTGTTTTGGCAGGGGAGTGCCAAGAAGCAAACTGGAAGCGAAATTTCCGGAATTGCTAGAGCGAAAAAGATTTAGAATGCGTTGATGACAAGATTCTCGTATTTTATGTTGTATAAGTGCTATTTTTGTTGAGCGGATTTCTTGATAGCAACCATTAGACTTAAAAATAAATTGGGATGTATGATTTAGCATCGTTCCTTGGATAGAGTATTTTTTATTCAATTCCAAAGGGGCGTCTATGAAAATAGTACAGGGGATGTGGTAATGAGTTTTTCCACAAGGATATTTCAAACGAATAACTTCTCCAAAGTATTTATTTTCTCTTCCAAATTTAATTATAAAATTTCCTGAAGCCGGTCCCTCATGAATAGAAGAAGGATTGGTCAGGGTGATCAGCGGGATAAGCCAGCAAGCTCCCATGAGGAGCTGTTTCCTGAGGTTGTTTTTAGGAGTAAATACATAGAGCACTGAAAGTAGCACTATCCCTGAATAGGGATTAGGGCGTGATATAATTCCTGTTAGCCAGTAAAGAGAGCAAATCAACAGAGGATGTTGTTTTTGGAAGTACTGGCAAGAATGAGTTAGCCGTATCCATGATGAATGTAAGGTATGCATAAGGACAGAGGATGAGAAAATTTCAAAACGCATTAACATCTATTCATTCTTTCCCTACGCTCGAAGTGTATTCTGTGGAACAATTACGTAAGGAGATGTCTTGGGAAGAAATTTCCAGTCAAGCTCCACGCTTGCCTCGAGGCTGGTATGAACTAATGGGATTAACAAAAGAAGATCGGTTAGATTTTTGCCAAGAATATTGGCTTACTGTTTTAGGCGTCGATAATAGTCAATTTCCTGGTATTTGTCGCTTTTTTTCTCTTTTGGATAGTTTAGATGTTTATATTTACCGTAGTGCTAACGAGCCTTATGAGGCGAAAATGCTCTATACGTTTGGTGATGGGCGTTGTGGTTTTCAAGGGGGCCCCCCTCTATTAGAAACCGAGGGCCTCTGCTTCCCTTCTTTAGGAGATGATGATTATTCTAGGTTTTTTACTATCCATAATGGATTCGGGAAATGCGAAGACGAGGGGGTTTTCCCCTATCGTTCTTTAGCTAAGGTCCAGCATAAGCTGCGCGAGCTGCTAATACGATTAGAAAAGATATCTCCTGAAGAAGATTGCACTTCTGTAGGCATTTTCCCTTTTTATGGTTATGAAGAGCCTTTAACTTATCAATGTTTCTTTTTTGATTGTGAGGTACGTAGAGATTACCCCTCGCCGAATGTATTGTTGAGTGAGGGAAGCTTAATTCATAGGAATTTAGAGAGCATAGAGCTTTTACATTTAACAACAAGCCATTATCCTTCTTTCCTTTCTTGGTTGGAAAATTACTTGCATAGTGAAGAGGTATATGGTGGATGAGTCAAGAGAATGTGTGTTAGATATAGAGAATACGGAACAGCCTGTGGATTCTCAAAGAGATGAAGAAGAATTGACATGCATTTGCATTGTAAAAAATACTTCTGGGATACATGTACGTCCCGCAGGGGCGATTGTTAAGCTGTTTGATGGAGAAGAATGCGAGGTAAGCTTTACCTACGCAGGGAAAACAGTAAACGCAAAAAGTATAATGAGTATCCTAATATTAGGAGCTCCACAAAATGGGGAGATTTTTGTGCGTATTAAGGGAAAGGATGCAAGTCGTGTACTAAAAAAAGTACAAAACGCTTTTGACTCTGGTTTTGGAGAGCTATAGATGAATATGCCTATGCATTCTGTAGAACAAAATGAAGAATGGCGAATTCCTGGAATGGCCTTAGTTTCTGGAGTGGCTATAGGGAAAGCTTTTTTCTTGGGGACTTCTCCTTTGCAAATACATGAGCTTACCTTACCCCAAGAAGAGGTAGAACATGAAATACACCGTTATTATAAAGCGTTAAATCGTTCGAAATTGGACATTGCTGCTTTAGAAAAAGAAGCAAATGGGAAACAAGGGCAGCAGGAAATCTCTTCAATTTTGCAGGCCCATCTAGAGATTATTAAAGATCCGATTTTGACAGAAGAAGTTGTCAATACTATCAGAAAAGATCGTAAGAACGCTGAGTATGTTTTTTCTTCTGTAATGGGGAAAATAGAAGAGTCGTTGACAGCAGCACAAGGAGTGGCAGTCGCTGTAGATCGCGTTCAAGATATCCATGATATTTCTAACCGTGTGATTGGCCATTTATGCTGTCAACATAAGCGTCCGTTAGGAGAATCAGATCAAAATATCATTATCTTTTCTAAAGAGCTTACCCCCTCAGAAGTTGCCAGTGCAAATCCTGCGTACATTCGCGGTTTTGTTTCTTTAACAGGGGCGCCTACATCACACACCGCTATTGTCTCGCGGGCTAAAAATATCCCCTATTTAGCAAATCTTTCTCAGGAAAATTGGGAGAAGATTCAAGAGTATACCGGAAAGCTCGTTCTCATAGATGGTATTCGTGGTGAAATCATTTTTAATCCTAAATCACGAACTCTTGAAAACTGTTATCAACAGAAAAGTACCGCTCTTAGCGTAAAATCTTACCCTAAGGAATCTCAACATGCGATAGTTTCTTCCCATGCGGCGAGCCTTGAAGAATTACGTATGCTTTCAGAATACTTTCCTCAAACATCTATAGGGCTATTTCGTTCTGAATTTCTTGCTATTGCTGAAGATCGGCTACCTACATATGAAGAGCAAACCCTTATATATAAATCTTTAGCTTTATTCCCTGAGCGTATTTCCGTATTGCGGCTGTTTGATTTTGGTGAGGATAAGCCTTGCCCAAGAATGGACAATACAAAAGAACGCTCCGTACGCTACCTACTGAAACATCCTCAAATTTTAGAAAGTCAGCTTCTCTCTATTTTAGCAGCATCAGCTTCAGGACCTTTAAAGGTATTAATTCCAGGAACTGCAGATGTTATAGAAATTATAGAAGTAAAACGTCGTCTAGAAAATTTACG
This window of the Chlamydia sp. BM-2023 genome carries:
- the ptsP gene encoding phosphoenolpyruvate--protein phosphotransferase; translated protein: MNMPMHSVEQNEEWRIPGMALVSGVAIGKAFFLGTSPLQIHELTLPQEEVEHEIHRYYKALNRSKLDIAALEKEANGKQGQQEISSILQAHLEIIKDPILTEEVVNTIRKDRKNAEYVFSSVMGKIEESLTAAQGVAVAVDRVQDIHDISNRVIGHLCCQHKRPLGESDQNIIIFSKELTPSEVASANPAYIRGFVSLTGAPTSHTAIVSRAKNIPYLANLSQENWEKIQEYTGKLVLIDGIRGEIIFNPKSRTLENCYQQKSTALSVKSYPKESQHAIVSSHAASLEELRMLSEYFPQTSIGLFRSEFLAIAEDRLPTYEEQTLIYKSLALFPERISVLRLFDFGEDKPCPRMDNTKERSVRYLLKHPQILESQLLSILAASASGPLKVLIPGTADVIEIIEVKRRLENLRRSFTQEYVMENISWGSMIELPSAVLMIDEIIQECDFISIGTNDLMQYTLGNNREVTLPHYLDVPLHPSVMRMIRHVICSAKQHDIPTSICGEAAANPSLTPFFLGLGVQELSVAMPAIVELRERVASLNLSDCVEHTERLLRARTCEEIQALLT
- a CDS encoding thiamine pyrophosphate-dependent enzyme, giving the protein MRHELGSSVKEVLKLVWSLRVAEAKMLLLSRQSDSGGTFQLSCAGHELAGVVAGQSFIRGKDWSFPYYRDQGFPIGLGCDFSEIFASFLARLTPNHSCGRMMPYHYSHKKLRICCQSSVVGTQFLQAAGRAWAVKHNKSDEVVYVSGGDGATSQGEFHEMLNYVALHKLPLVTVVQNNSWAISVPFKDQCSTDLARLGESYRGLSVYEVDGGDYFALVETFAKAVEQAREASVPALILVNVVRLEPHSNSDNHEKYRSREDLDLSRSNDPLLRLEKQMMQECGISASEILEIKTQAEAEIARAYEIAETVPLPSKGSTSHEVFSPHTISLIDYEDSLEAQRLRDTQPQVMRDAITEALIEEMHRDSGVVVFGEDVAGDKGGVFGVTRGLTKQFGAERCFNTPLAEATIIGTAIGMAFDGIHKPVAEIQFADYIWPGINQLFSEASSMYYRSAGEWEIPLVVRAPCGGYIQGGPYHSQSIEAFLAHCPGIKVAYPSNAADAKALLKAAIRDPNPVVFLEHKALYQRRIFSACPVFSSDYVLPFGKAAVVQSGADLTIVSWGMALVMSVEVAKELATLGISVEVIDLRTIVPCDFATVLESVKKTGKLLITHEASEFCGFGSELAATVAEQAYTYLDAPIRRVAGLHAPVPYSKILENEVLPQKERILQAAKSLAEF
- a CDS encoding HPr family phosphocarrier protein; amino-acid sequence: MVDESRECVLDIENTEQPVDSQRDEEELTCICIVKNTSGIHVRPAGAIVKLFDGEECEVSFTYAGKTVNAKSIMSILILGAPQNGEIFVRIKGKDASRVLKKVQNAFDSGFGEL
- a CDS encoding ComEC/Rec2 family competence protein, translating into MLMRFEIFSSSVLMHTLHSSWIRLTHSCQYFQKQHPLLICSLYWLTGIISRPNPYSGIVLLSVLYVFTPKNNLRKQLLMGACWLIPLITLTNPSSIHEGPASGNFIIKFGRENKYFGEVIRLKYPCGKTHYHIPCTIFIDAPLELNKKYSIQGTMLNHTSQFIFKSNGCYQEIRSTKIALIQHKIRESCHQRILNLFRSSNSGNFASSLLLGTPLPKHLREIFKNKGLSHLFAVSGWHFSLFASVLFCLLGIFPAKIKYFLSLIILSILTLVFPWSPSVWRAWLSLLLICLSPFSSGLCSSLNRLGAGAILCSLIFPPLSPAFSLSFLATLGILLFFPHLFHFFYSPWLYVCPKRLLPILRYIFGALSLTISAQIFLFFPMINFFGSLPLEGFIYNLFFPMLILPIFFLILLSLILPFLAPCTEFFISWLLELPMLNNPNFLTTLTPAPLPAWKLSLVLSLIFLLGVFLGKVKTSENHPSSIIEL
- the dnaJ gene encoding molecular chaperone DnaJ — protein: MDYYDVLGVSKTASPEEIKKAYRKLAVKFHPDKNPGDADAERRFKEVSEAYEVLSDAQKRESYDRYGKDGPFAGAGGFGGAGMGNMEDALRTFMGAFGGEFGGGGSFFEGLFGGLGEAFGMRGDPAGARQGASKKVHITLSFEEAARGVEKELIVSGYKTCETCSGSGAASDKGIKCCERCKGSGQVVQSRGFFSMASTCPECGGEGRIITDPCSSCRGQGRVKDKRSVNVQIPAGVDSGMRLKMEGYGDAGQNGAQAGDLYVFIDVEPHPVFERRGDDLILELPIGFVDAALGMKKEIPTLLKEGTCRITVPEGIQSGTILKVKSQGFPNVHGRSRGDLLVRVSVETPQNLSEEQKDLLRKFATTEKAENFPKKRSFLDKIKGFFSDFAV